CCAGCGAGGGCGGCGTACGTGCATTCCCCGGCATCGGTGCGTACCACGCCTCCAAATGGGCCCTTGAGGGGTTGTCGGAGTCCCTGGCGCAAGAAGTTGCAGCCTTCGGCATCCACATCACCAACGTCGAGCCCGGCCCCTACGCCACCGACTGGCTGGCCCGCGGGGCACGGCACAGCGAGCTGTACCCGGACTACGCCGAAGTCCGCGCGGCTACTGCACCGGATTTCGAGGTAGGCGACCCGCGCGCGACCCGTGACGCGATTCTTCAGATCGTCGATGCGGACCAGCCCCCGCTGAGGATCTTCCTCGGCAAGTCCTTCACCGATGTCGCTGGTCTCTACGAGGAGCGTCTGAGCACCTGGCGTCAGTGGCAGCCGGTCTCCCTGGCTGCGTTCGGCTAAAGCGGCAACGCTGGGTATCAGTGGTGTGCGAGTCGGGAGCGAAGGCGCCGTCGATTCCGTCAGCGTCCCCCTCGGCCGCTTCGACGAGCGGGGAATGAGGATCTTCTCGTAGGCGGTGACGGCATCGCCGACGGTGGTGTGTCCGGTGAGGGCCTGGGTCAGGCCAGCGCCGTCGCGCATGGCGAGGTTGGCGCCCATGCCCGAGAAGGGGGGTGCCCCTGTCTGTTTCGTCAACCCTGGCGGGGTTGGTTCGTGGCGGTTCATGCCGGTTTTCGGGAACGTCCCGCGAAGCGCGACGTTCTTGGCGGATCGGGTGCGGTTCACGCGCCGGCGGGCCAGGCGGAGGATGGCCTGGGTGTGTGTCTTGCCGCGTGCGCGCTGCCGCGTGGAGTGTACAGTTCTGTTCATGAGTGACACGTTGCCGATTACAGAGGCTCGGGCCCGGTTCGGGTCGCTGGTGCGTCGCGCGTCCCATGCCCGTGAGCGGATCACCATCACCGACCATGGCCAGCCCGCGGCGGTCCTGATCAATCCGCAGGAACTGGCCGACCTCGAGGACGCCCTGGCCCTGGCGCAGTACCGGGCGCGGCAGGCGTCCGGCGAGGCCACGGGTGTGCCGCATGAGCAGGTGCGTGCCCAGCTCGGGCTGGGGCACGCTTCTTGACCTACACGATCATCTGGGACGAGGGCGCGGTGAACGCGGCCGCCCGGTTCCTCAAGGACGACCCAGACGGCCTACGGCAGCTGATGGACGCCGTCGACCTGCTCGCCGACACCCCGCGGCCGGCGGGCACCGCGGAGTATGGCTCCCCGGACCTGCGCCGCATGCACGTCGGCCGTTACCGCGTCCTGTACGAGATCACAGAAACCACTGTGACCATCGTGGTGATCCACATCGGCCGCATCGGCTGAACCAAGCGGGCCCGGCAGCGGACGCGGACTGCGGAGCAGCTGCTGCCAAGCACCCATGGCAAGCCAAACCCCGCCTCCAACGTCGCCGCCAGGCTGTGGTCACCGAGGCCGCCCCTTTGTGCCGGGCCCGTTCCGAGCCGGGGCTTACCTTGTGATCCGTGCGGGCCGGGCGCTCTACAGCAGCCCTCTCAGCGGCAGGATGCGCTCGGTGAGCTGTCCGCGCAGCTTTCCTTCGGCGGTGTTGGTTTCGGCGAGCCAGTCGGCAGTGATCAGCAGTCCGGCGTGCTCGGCGACTTCCTCGGGTGGCAGGGCGGTGAACGCGGCGGCCTGGTCCAGGTTCAGCCCGCCGTCCTCGGAGTGTCCGAGGCGGCCGTCGGGGCGGGCGTGGGCGGCGGTGTACAGGACCAGGAGCCGGGTGGCGGCGCCCAGTTTCTTTTTGCGGAGCTTCCGGTCACCGACGACTTTCTGGGCCCAGCCGGAGATCCTGGCGCGGGTGGTCTTGCCGAAAGTGAACGGGCGGGGCTGGGGGGGCAGCAGGGTGGGGACGGTGACCGCGGTGGGGTCCTCGGAGCGGGAGGCCATCACCTCGGAGACGGTGCCGGGCGGGCACAGCCAGCCGCCGGTGACCAGCCGCTGAAGCACCCGCTCGGCATCGTCCGGAAGCCAGCCGGTCAGGTCCTGGCCGGTGACGTTCCCGGTGCCGGCGCGCGCGGCCCGCAGGGTGAGCCTGAGTACCTTCAGGCGCACCTCGGCCTCCGGGTGTGGGGAGTGGGCGGCGACGTAGTCCAGCACGGCACGGGCGTGCACGGCCTGTGGCCCGGTCAGCAGCCGTTCCACCAGCTGGTTGCCGACCGCCCTGTCGCCGACCGCCAGCTGGTCGTTGCCCGCTGGGTCACCGGCCATCTGGCCGCCACGGTTGGCGTGCATCTCGCGGGTGGTCTGCGCGACCTTCTCGGCACGCTTCGCCTCGTGGCGCAGGGCGCCGTCGCCACTGACGTCGGCCCACCAGGCGAAGGCGCGGGCCTTGCGTTCGTGGAGCCCGGCGAGGAGGGCGAGGTCGGGCTCGGTGCGCTGTAGGTGGCACGGAACGCGTCCCCGAGCTCGATGAACTCCAACCGCAGAGCGCCGGGTTCAAGGTCGTGCGGCACGATCCGCTGCGCGATCTTCCCCCACCGCTTCGCCCTGAAGGGTGTCAATATTCCGATCAGGCTGCTGAGCTGGGCGTTCCCTGTCGATGGTGAGGCAATCGGAGTGGCGTGGTGTGGTACTCGTTGAGCAGTCCACCGAGTACCTGGCGGCGCCTGATTGTGCCAGCAGGTAGGGGGTTGATGTTCGGGTCGTCGTCCGGGGCTCGTAGGTCCAGGCTGCGGTGGGGCCGTCCCGCGTTGTAGTGCTCGGCATACGTGGTGAGGACGGTGCGCAGGTGTCGTTCGCCGGTGATGAGGAGGCGGTCGGTGCACTCGGTGCGGGCTGTGCGTATCCATCGTTCGGCGAACGCGTTTGACCGGGGGCTCTGAGGCGGTGCTGGGATGGCGGCTGTGCCGTTGCCGGCGAAGACGGTGTCGAAGGCGGCGGTGAACTTGCTGTCCCGGTCTCGGATGAGGAATCGGAAGCACCCGGCCCTGTCGCCGAGGTCCATGAGCAGGTTGCGGGCGAGTTGGGTGACCCATGCGCCGGTAGGGCGTGCGCTGACGCCCAGGACATGGACGCGCCGGGTGGCGATCTCCATGACGAAGAAGACGTAGAGACGCCTGAGGAAGACCGTCTCCACGTGCATGAAGTCGCAGGCAAGCAGCGTGTGGGCCTGGGTGTGGAGGAAGGAGCGCCAGGTTTGCTGGGAGGCTCGCTGCGGTGCGGGCGGTAGACCAGAACGGCGCAGGACGCGCCGGACCGTAGCTGCGGCAATCCGATGCCCGAGCCGGCGCAGCTCGCCTTGGATCCTGACGTACCCCCAGGTCGGGTTCTCTCTTGCCAGGCGTTGGATGAGCGCAACTGTCTCTTCCGGCAATGGTGGGCGACCGGGTCCGACCGCCGTCTGGCGCCACTTCCAGCGCACCAGACGCCGGTGCCAGGCCAGCAGCGTGCCTGGAGTGACCAGCCGATGGCGGCGTAATGCGGGTGGCAGGTGCCGTGCGAGAGCGGAGAGCACGGCACGATCAGCCCATGA
This genomic interval from Streptomyces asiaticus contains the following:
- a CDS encoding SDR family NAD(P)-dependent oxidoreductase encodes the protein MAKTWFITGSSRGFGREWAEAALERGDHVAATARDDSQLTPLVERHGDAVLPVRLDVTDRAAVHEAVQRAHAHFGSLDIAINNAGYGHFGMVEEVNEDDLRAQMETNFFGAVWVTQAVLPLMRSQRSGRILQVTSEGGVRAFPGIGAYHASKWALEGLSESLAQEVAAFGIHITNVEPGPYATDWLARGARHSELYPDYAEVRAATAPDFEVGDPRATRDAILQIVDADQPPLRIFLGKSFTDVAGLYEERLSTWRQWQPVSLAAFG
- a CDS encoding type II toxin-antitoxin system RelE family toxin — its product is MTYTIIWDEGAVNAAARFLKDDPDGLRQLMDAVDLLADTPRPAGTAEYGSPDLRRMHVGRYRVLYEITETTVTIVVIHIGRIG
- a CDS encoding type II toxin-antitoxin system Phd/YefM family antitoxin codes for the protein MSDTLPITEARARFGSLVRRASHARERITITDHGQPAAVLINPQELADLEDALALAQYRARQASGEATGVPHEQVRAQLGLGHAS
- a CDS encoding integrase core domain-containing protein is translated as MGMRLLYLIFCRLLGCLLLLGRSAPANNAEILALRHEVAVLRRQIERPRPSWADRAVLSALARHLPPALRRHRLVTPGTLLAWHRRLVRWKWRQTAVGPGRPPLPEETVALIQRLARENPTWGYVRIQGELRRLGHRIAAATVRRVLRRSGLPPAPQRASQQTWRSFLHTQAHTLLACDFMHVETVFLRRLYVFFVMEIATRRVHVLGVSARPTGAWVTQLARNLLMDLGDRAGCFRFLIRDRDSKFTAAFDTVFAGNGTAAIPAPPQSPRSNAFAERWIRTARTECTDRLLITGERHLRTVLTTYAEHYNAGRPHRSLDLRAPDDDPNINPLPAGTIRRRQVLGGLLNEYHTTPLRLPHHRQGTPSSAA